Proteins encoded by one window of Synechococcus sp. WH 7805:
- a CDS encoding aspartate carbamoyltransferase — protein sequence MADPGTAVIEEVSAPLRFRPMGPDVFGHDQPQELLAAIAEDGEPLLDLIDQHVVSMQAFRPETLLQLFRLAAKFESNPDRYCRHNTPLTGKILINAFYEPSTRTRLSFDSAWHRLGGDSINITDRSTTGIAKGESLEDVAHMFNNYGDCVVLRDSNPDAVYAMTSTLRIPIINAGNGIDEHPTQAMADLYTIFKWRPSLALTEVLPKDRIRIGVIGLPSRMRTVRSLLRILSKFPQILEEVVVIHAAGVDSEAPLFDPGQLEELEASGVTIRCSSDLAAEIPELDVVYINAIAWVGDSYEVHGGGFRLTRDLPFKPEAIVLHPLARGPELSTCLDDTPHNWYFSQARGAVFLRMALLTCMVNRAERVMDVI from the coding sequence ATGGCAGATCCCGGCACTGCAGTGATTGAGGAGGTATCGGCGCCGCTCCGCTTCCGGCCGATGGGTCCCGATGTGTTCGGTCATGACCAGCCTCAGGAGCTTCTGGCTGCCATCGCTGAAGATGGCGAGCCCTTGTTGGATCTGATCGACCAGCATGTTGTGTCGATGCAGGCGTTCCGACCCGAAACTCTGCTTCAGCTGTTTCGATTGGCTGCGAAATTCGAGAGCAACCCTGACCGTTACTGCCGTCACAACACGCCGCTCACCGGCAAGATCCTGATCAACGCTTTCTACGAGCCCAGCACGCGCACACGCCTTTCCTTCGACAGCGCCTGGCATCGCCTCGGCGGCGATTCGATCAACATCACCGACCGCAGCACCACCGGGATCGCCAAGGGGGAGTCGCTGGAGGATGTGGCGCACATGTTCAACAACTACGGCGACTGTGTGGTGCTGCGCGACAGCAATCCGGATGCTGTCTATGCCATGACTTCCACTCTGCGGATTCCGATCATCAATGCCGGCAATGGCATTGATGAGCATCCGACGCAGGCGATGGCGGATCTCTACACGATTTTCAAGTGGCGTCCCAGTTTGGCTTTGACTGAGGTGTTGCCCAAGGATCGGATCCGCATCGGGGTGATCGGTTTGCCGTCACGGATGCGCACTGTGCGTTCATTGCTGCGGATCCTCAGCAAATTCCCCCAGATCCTTGAGGAGGTGGTGGTGATTCATGCGGCCGGGGTTGACTCAGAAGCGCCTCTGTTTGATCCGGGTCAACTGGAGGAGCTGGAAGCGAGCGGTGTGACCATCCGCTGCAGTTCAGATCTGGCGGCTGAGATTCCCGAGCTGGACGTTGTTTACATCAATGCGATCGCCTGGGTTGGCGACAGCTATGAGGTGCACGGCGGTGGATTTCGTCTCACCCGGGATCTGCCGTTCAAGCCTGAGGCGATCGTGCTGCACCCCCTGGCGCGGGGCCCCGAGCTGAGCACCTGTTTGGATGACACGCCGCACAACTGGTATTTCAGCCAGGCGCGTGGGGCGGTGTTTCTGCGCATGGCATTGCTCACCTGCATGGTGAATCGTGCCGAGCGGGTGATGGATGTGATCTGA
- the asnB gene encoding asparagine synthase (glutamine-hydrolyzing) gives MCGIGGVFLADRRQTLDRQLLVNMAAIQSHRGPDGFGVECIDAAGVGFCHARLSIIDLNESRARQPFLSDDRQVLMAHNGEFYDFQRIRADLTAQGVRFSTKSDSEILLRLYQRQGLESTLPLLRGEFAFALFDAVDDCLYLVRDRFGIKPQYWTMTPEGVVFGSELKVLFAHPLVERRFTSEGLFHQLMQTMVPGTTAFAGVHQVQPGHVLKVQRRGDRLEVSESTYWDVDFPRLDQRDSTLTEADHIANVRAALLEAVEMRMVADVPVGCYLSGGIDSCSILGLASAVSQGPVKAFTIGFDDARYDETPIAAEMAEATGAEQDVMRLSGRELYGHMEQTLWHTERTIYNTLAVAKYLMSRHVNNVDYKVVMTGEGSDELFGGYPAFRRDMFLHGLDDLPQSDRQDWESLLQTNNSLVQGAMLAADQVDDPDLDAVVGFTPSCLQPWLACAPLVPDLLAEEHRQALAEYSPGKAIAEQLNPQQLEGRHALDKAQYVWIKTMLEGQILTWGGDRVDMANSMEARPAFLDHHLAAAAVQVPPELRIKGKTEKYVLREAMAGLLPEVLYKREKFAFMAPPAHTEPEKWAQMKQLADDYLSDEAIDAAGLLSKEGVRTLFARHDDPVTTDAERVQMDAVINHLLGVQMLHRMFVAADVPAQAREQADHLGWRVLMPV, from the coding sequence ATGTGCGGAATCGGAGGTGTATTTCTGGCGGATCGTCGTCAGACGTTGGATCGTCAGTTGTTGGTCAACATGGCGGCCATTCAGTCCCATCGCGGACCGGATGGTTTCGGTGTGGAATGCATCGACGCTGCCGGTGTCGGCTTCTGTCATGCCCGGTTGTCGATTATCGATCTGAACGAATCGCGGGCAAGGCAGCCATTCCTCAGCGACGACCGCCAGGTGCTGATGGCGCACAACGGCGAGTTCTACGACTTTCAGCGCATCCGGGCTGATCTCACTGCTCAGGGGGTGCGTTTCAGCACCAAGAGTGATTCCGAGATCCTGCTGCGTCTCTATCAACGGCAAGGTCTCGAGTCCACGTTGCCCTTGCTGCGGGGGGAATTCGCCTTCGCCTTGTTTGATGCCGTGGATGACTGTCTGTATCTGGTGAGGGATCGCTTCGGTATCAAGCCCCAGTACTGGACGATGACGCCTGAGGGAGTGGTGTTCGGCTCCGAGTTGAAGGTGCTGTTTGCCCATCCATTGGTGGAGAGACGTTTCACCTCGGAGGGTCTGTTTCATCAATTGATGCAGACCATGGTTCCGGGAACGACCGCCTTTGCCGGGGTGCACCAGGTTCAGCCCGGTCATGTGCTGAAGGTGCAACGCAGGGGTGACCGGCTTGAGGTGTCGGAGTCCACCTATTGGGATGTTGATTTTCCCCGTTTGGATCAGCGGGACAGCACCCTCACCGAGGCCGATCACATTGCCAATGTGCGGGCTGCTCTGCTGGAAGCGGTGGAGATGCGGATGGTGGCGGATGTGCCGGTTGGTTGTTATCTCTCCGGCGGCATCGACAGTTGTTCGATCCTCGGTCTGGCGTCGGCGGTGAGTCAGGGTCCCGTCAAGGCCTTCACGATCGGATTTGATGATGCCCGCTACGACGAAACACCCATTGCTGCCGAGATGGCAGAGGCCACGGGTGCCGAACAGGACGTGATGCGTCTGTCGGGCCGTGAGTTGTATGGCCACATGGAACAGACGCTTTGGCACACCGAGCGCACGATCTACAACACCCTCGCTGTGGCCAAATATCTGATGAGTCGCCACGTCAACAACGTTGATTACAAGGTCGTGATGACCGGGGAAGGGTCAGATGAGCTGTTCGGTGGTTATCCAGCCTTTCGGCGCGACATGTTCCTCCATGGTTTGGATGATCTGCCGCAAAGCGACCGCCAAGATTGGGAATCTCTGCTTCAAACCAACAATTCCCTGGTGCAGGGAGCGATGCTGGCGGCTGATCAGGTGGATGATCCCGACCTTGATGCTGTGGTGGGTTTCACCCCCAGCTGTCTGCAGCCCTGGCTGGCCTGCGCGCCGCTTGTGCCTGATCTGCTGGCTGAAGAGCACCGCCAGGCGTTAGCGGAGTATTCGCCGGGTAAGGCCATTGCTGAGCAGTTGAATCCGCAGCAACTCGAGGGCCGCCATGCCCTCGACAAGGCTCAGTACGTCTGGATCAAAACGATGTTGGAGGGCCAGATCCTCACCTGGGGAGGTGATCGCGTCGACATGGCCAATTCCATGGAGGCTCGGCCGGCTTTCCTTGATCACCACCTAGCGGCCGCTGCGGTGCAGGTGCCTCCGGAGCTGCGGATCAAGGGCAAAACCGAGAAATACGTGCTTCGGGAGGCGATGGCTGGCTTGCTGCCGGAGGTGCTCTACAAGCGTGAGAAATTTGCCTTCATGGCGCCTCCGGCCCACACCGAGCCTGAGAAGTGGGCGCAGATGAAGCAATTGGCCGATGACTACCTGAGTGATGAGGCGATTGATGCGGCTGGGTTGTTGAGCAAAGAGGGGGTGCGTACCTTGTTTGCGCGCCATGACGACCCTGTCACCACCGACGCCGAGAGGGTTCAGATGGACGCTGTGATCAACCACCTCCTGGGTGTTCAGATGCTGCATCGGATGTTTGTGGCGGCCGATGTGCCAGCTCAGGCTCGCGAGCAGGCTGATCACCTCGGTTGGCGGGTATTGATGCCCGTTTGA
- a CDS encoding Zn-dependent hydrolase, translated as MLIHRSQIAPAGADRERLGVQPRRDRLIDSLESMAAIGLQADGSVCRRGFSSADVQGRDQLACWMQEAGMQLRVDAAGNLIGRLEGQDPSLPVLMTGSHLDTVPTGGRFDGVLGVLAGLECVRALNDAGQRLRHPFEVVAFADEESTMVGCKGMAGTASMDPSAYATSNGDPIDINLERIGGHWPSLPSAARSDSAVAAFLELHVEQGAVLEQRRDAIGIVEGIVGQRRFSIHVKGQANHAGTTPMGLRQDALAAASRIVLAVEEMARCHPGDPVATVGRLEVWPNAANVVPGSVSMTVDIRDLDPAVLDQLVSCLQDELESIGLATGCAIRLEPQFQVSPTPADALVMATIESVAEDLGLSMSRLPSRASHDAQEIGRRWPMGMIFVPSREGLSHSAAEFTSDSQCLAGTAVLLHTLERLDRVLS; from the coding sequence CTGTTGATCCATCGCTCACAAATCGCTCCAGCTGGAGCCGATCGAGAGCGGTTAGGTGTCCAGCCTCGGCGCGACAGATTGATTGATTCGCTCGAGTCCATGGCGGCCATTGGCCTTCAAGCCGATGGAAGCGTTTGTCGCCGCGGGTTTAGTTCGGCCGATGTTCAAGGCCGGGACCAGCTTGCGTGCTGGATGCAAGAGGCCGGCATGCAGCTGCGTGTGGATGCCGCTGGCAATTTGATTGGCCGGCTCGAGGGGCAGGACCCCTCGTTGCCGGTGCTGATGACGGGTTCGCATTTGGATACCGTCCCAACAGGTGGTCGTTTTGATGGAGTCCTTGGCGTCTTGGCGGGCCTGGAATGCGTCCGTGCGCTGAATGATGCGGGGCAGCGTCTACGACACCCCTTCGAGGTCGTGGCTTTCGCTGATGAAGAGTCAACGATGGTCGGCTGCAAGGGCATGGCTGGCACGGCATCGATGGACCCATCGGCTTACGCCACCAGCAACGGGGATCCGATTGACATCAACCTGGAGCGAATCGGTGGTCACTGGCCATCCCTGCCCTCGGCGGCGCGATCTGATTCAGCCGTTGCAGCCTTTCTTGAACTGCATGTTGAGCAAGGTGCTGTGCTCGAGCAGCGGCGCGATGCCATTGGCATTGTTGAGGGCATCGTCGGGCAGAGACGTTTCAGCATTCATGTAAAGGGTCAGGCCAACCATGCCGGCACAACGCCGATGGGACTCCGACAGGATGCCCTCGCCGCTGCCTCCCGGATTGTGCTGGCGGTGGAAGAGATGGCTCGGTGTCATCCCGGTGATCCGGTGGCGACGGTGGGACGTCTTGAGGTTTGGCCCAATGCCGCCAACGTTGTTCCAGGCTCCGTGTCGATGACGGTGGACATTCGTGATCTGGATCCCGCTGTTCTCGACCAATTGGTGTCCTGCTTGCAGGACGAGCTGGAATCCATCGGCTTGGCAACCGGCTGTGCAATCCGGTTGGAGCCGCAGTTTCAGGTGTCGCCCACACCCGCTGACGCGCTGGTGATGGCCACGATTGAATCGGTGGCTGAAGATTTGGGGTTGAGCATGAGTCGGCTTCCGAGCCGTGCCAGTCATGACGCCCAAGAGATTGGGCGGCGTTGGCCCATGGGAATGATCTTTGTGCCCAGCCGCGAAGGTTTGAGCCATTCAGCAGCTGAATTCACCAGTGACAGTCAGTGTCTGGCAGGAACCGCTGTTCTCTTGCACACCCTTGAACGATTGGATCGTGTGCTCTCATGA
- a CDS encoding DUF1028 domain-containing protein — MTFSIVARDPSNGRFGVAVATCHLAVGSTVPHIRSGVGAVATQAHTNPYLGICGLERLEQSADADVVLASLLADDPLRERRQFHLIDAQGRTAAWTGGDCGFWAGHRHRMNLSVAGNYLVGETVLTSMEQAFLASDPCWKLGRRLMTALIAGEAAGGDGRSTHSTSAALQISGEAAFPLLDLRVDFRDLAVSELMNVYERSQELWAQQWRDSFSELPQLNRLIA, encoded by the coding sequence ATGACGTTCTCGATCGTTGCTCGTGATCCCAGCAATGGTCGTTTCGGTGTTGCCGTTGCCACCTGTCATCTCGCAGTGGGCTCCACGGTTCCGCACATCCGCTCTGGAGTGGGCGCAGTTGCGACACAAGCCCATACCAATCCATATCTAGGAATCTGCGGCCTGGAAAGGCTCGAACAGAGTGCTGATGCTGATGTGGTGCTGGCCAGCTTGCTTGCCGATGATCCTCTCCGCGAACGCCGTCAGTTCCACCTGATTGATGCACAAGGTCGTACCGCTGCCTGGACGGGGGGGGACTGTGGATTCTGGGCTGGGCATCGCCATCGCATGAATCTCTCTGTTGCTGGCAACTATCTGGTCGGCGAGACGGTTCTCACATCCATGGAACAGGCCTTTCTGGCAAGTGATCCATGCTGGAAGTTGGGTCGCCGTTTGATGACGGCACTGATCGCGGGTGAGGCTGCCGGAGGTGATGGTCGCTCGACACATTCAACTTCGGCTGCGCTGCAAATTAGTGGTGAAGCAGCGTTTCCGTTGCTTGATTTAAGGGTTGATTTTCGGGATTTGGCAGTTTCTGAACTGATGAATGTCTATGAACGAAGTCAAGAGCTCTGGGCCCAGCAATGGCGTGATTCATTTTCAGAATTGCCACAATTAAATCGTCTCATTGCTTGA
- the ureC gene encoding urease subunit alpha, which translates to MPYRISRQAYAETYGPTTGDRLRLADTELILEVEKDFTVYGDEVKFGGGKVIRDGMGQSQTPRAGGAVDTVITNALILDWWGIVKADVGLKDGRIVGIGKAGNPDTQAGVTIVVGPGTEAIAGEGHILTAGGIDTHIHFICPQQIETALASGMTTLMGGGTGPATGTNATTCTPGAFHIGRMLQAAEGLPVNLGFFGKGNASTPEALEEQVRAGACGLKLHEDWGTTPATIDACLSVADRMDVQVCIHTDTLNEAGFVEDTIAAIKGRTIHTFHTEGAGGGHAPDIIKICGEANVLPSSTNPTRPYTRNTLEEHLDMLMVCHHLDPRIPEDVAFAESRIRRETIAAEDILHDLGAFSIIASDSQAMGRVGEVITRTFQTAHKMKVQRGALPQDSSRNDNHRLKRYIAKVTINPALAHGISSEVGSIETGKLADLVLWKPGFFGIRPEVVIKGGSIVWAQMGDANASIPTPGPVHGRPMFGAFGKALAPSCLTFVSEAAMDSDIQRHLGLERTCMAVKDTRSVGKSALKLNSALPKVSVDPQTYEVFADGELLTCEPAEVLPLAQRYLLL; encoded by the coding sequence ATGCCCTATCGCATTTCCCGCCAGGCCTACGCCGAGACCTACGGCCCCACCACCGGCGACAGGCTTCGCCTGGCCGACACCGAGCTGATTCTTGAAGTGGAGAAAGACTTCACCGTCTACGGCGACGAGGTGAAATTCGGCGGCGGCAAGGTGATCCGCGACGGCATGGGCCAGTCCCAGACCCCTCGAGCCGGCGGTGCCGTCGACACAGTGATCACCAATGCCCTGATCCTCGACTGGTGGGGCATCGTCAAAGCCGATGTTGGTCTGAAGGACGGCCGCATCGTCGGCATCGGCAAAGCCGGGAACCCCGACACCCAGGCCGGGGTGACGATCGTGGTGGGCCCGGGCACCGAAGCGATCGCCGGGGAAGGACACATCCTCACGGCCGGGGGCATCGACACCCACATCCATTTCATTTGTCCGCAGCAGATCGAAACCGCTCTGGCCAGTGGCATGACCACGCTGATGGGCGGCGGCACCGGACCGGCCACCGGCACCAATGCCACCACCTGCACCCCCGGGGCCTTTCACATCGGCCGCATGCTTCAGGCCGCTGAAGGCCTGCCGGTGAATCTGGGCTTCTTCGGCAAGGGCAACGCCAGCACTCCGGAAGCCCTGGAGGAACAGGTGCGCGCCGGTGCCTGCGGCCTGAAGCTGCATGAAGACTGGGGCACCACGCCGGCCACCATCGATGCCTGCCTGTCTGTGGCCGACCGGATGGATGTGCAGGTGTGCATCCACACCGACACCCTCAACGAGGCCGGCTTCGTGGAAGACACGATTGCCGCCATCAAAGGACGCACGATCCACACCTTCCACACCGAAGGTGCCGGCGGCGGCCATGCCCCGGACATCATCAAGATCTGCGGCGAAGCAAATGTGCTGCCCAGCAGCACGAATCCCACCCGGCCCTACACCCGTAACACGCTCGAAGAGCACCTCGACATGTTGATGGTGTGTCACCACCTCGACCCCAGAATCCCCGAGGACGTGGCTTTCGCCGAATCGCGAATTCGCCGCGAAACAATCGCTGCCGAAGACATCCTTCACGACTTGGGCGCCTTCTCGATCATCGCCAGTGACTCCCAGGCCATGGGGCGCGTGGGCGAAGTGATCACCCGCACCTTCCAGACCGCCCACAAGATGAAGGTGCAGCGCGGTGCACTCCCGCAAGACTCCAGCCGCAACGACAACCATCGCCTGAAGCGCTACATCGCCAAGGTGACGATCAACCCCGCTCTTGCCCATGGCATAAGCAGCGAGGTGGGCTCGATCGAAACCGGCAAGCTCGCCGATCTGGTGCTGTGGAAACCGGGCTTCTTCGGCATTCGCCCGGAGGTGGTGATCAAGGGGGGGTCGATCGTGTGGGCCCAGATGGGCGATGCCAATGCCTCCATTCCCACCCCCGGCCCTGTGCACGGCCGGCCGATGTTCGGCGCCTTCGGGAAAGCCTTGGCTCCCAGCTGCCTCACGTTCGTGAGCGAAGCAGCCATGGATTCCGACATCCAACGCCACTTGGGCCTGGAACGAACCTGCATGGCCGTGAAGGACACCCGCAGCGTGGGCAAAAGCGCTCTCAAACTCAATTCCGCCCTGCCCAAGGTGAGCGTGGATCCGCAGACCTATGAGGTGTTCGCCGACGGTGAACTGCTCACCTGCGAGCCCGCCGAGGTGCTGCCCCTCGCCCAGCGCTACCTGCTGCTTTGA
- a CDS encoding urease subunit beta — protein sequence MAPFIPGELLPEPGEIELNAGRPVTSLHVANSGDRPVQVGSHFHFAEANAALQFDRTAARGQRLDIPAGTAIRFEPGDSRDVNLIPFAGDRRVIGFNGQINGPLDA from the coding sequence ATGGCACCCTTCATTCCCGGCGAGCTGTTGCCCGAACCCGGCGAGATCGAACTCAACGCAGGCCGGCCCGTCACCAGCCTCCACGTCGCCAACAGCGGCGACCGCCCCGTGCAAGTGGGGTCCCACTTCCACTTTGCAGAAGCCAACGCTGCCCTGCAGTTCGACCGCACTGCCGCGCGCGGTCAGCGGCTCGATATCCCCGCTGGCACCGCCATCCGCTTCGAACCGGGTGACAGCCGAGACGTGAACCTGATTCCCTTTGCCGGTGACCGACGCGTGATCGGTTTCAACGGCCAGATCAACGGACCCCTCGACGCCTGA
- a CDS encoding urease subunit gamma has protein sequence MHLSPQEKDKLLIVTAALLAERRLNRGLKLNHPEAVAWLSFLVLEGARDGKSVAELMQEGTTWLSRNQVMDGIPELVQEVQIEAVFPDGTKLVTLHDPIR, from the coding sequence ATGCATCTCAGTCCCCAGGAAAAAGACAAGCTCCTGATCGTGACCGCTGCCTTGCTGGCGGAACGGAGGCTCAACCGCGGCCTGAAGCTCAACCACCCCGAAGCGGTGGCTTGGCTGAGCTTCCTTGTGCTGGAGGGTGCCCGCGACGGCAAGAGCGTTGCGGAACTCATGCAGGAAGGCACCACCTGGCTGAGCCGCAATCAAGTGATGGACGGCATTCCCGAACTGGTTCAGGAGGTGCAGATCGAAGCGGTCTTCCCCGACGGCACCAAGCTCGTCACTTTGCACGACCCCATTCGTTGA
- a CDS encoding urease accessory protein UreD has protein sequence MQRLDPWHGRCELRFEHRQTEHGDAGTVHQGGCSAPFKLLRAEQGKNGRCELPILHTAGGLVGGDQLSIALDLNTNSRCLITSVAAQKVYGSIGRSRLHPEGQWARQQVHCKLANSSDLEWLPQELVLYANALFEQHLTVQLPANASFLSAEIVRLGRTAAGETLQQGRWRSALSLCRRSVEPHQASRWELVDRLDLGGDALNDQHGLNKRPVFGSLVWAAPMPLNGEALTQLLELVRSDREGLNGTMRCSALDQGLVARYSGPSSRDARFWFSRIWARTRALRALSAPQIPRVWPLQEQPLPPSSFKTNTAVPAVRTH, from the coding sequence ATGCAACGCCTCGATCCCTGGCATGGCCGCTGCGAGCTGCGGTTTGAACACCGGCAGACCGAGCACGGCGACGCAGGCACAGTTCACCAAGGGGGCTGCAGCGCCCCGTTCAAGCTTCTGCGGGCTGAACAGGGCAAAAACGGCCGCTGTGAACTGCCAATCCTTCACACAGCAGGAGGACTCGTGGGAGGCGATCAACTCAGCATTGCGCTGGACTTAAACACAAACAGCCGCTGCCTGATCACCAGCGTCGCCGCCCAGAAGGTCTACGGATCCATCGGTCGCAGCCGCCTGCACCCCGAAGGCCAATGGGCCCGTCAACAGGTGCACTGCAAGCTGGCGAACAGCAGCGATCTGGAATGGCTACCCCAGGAGCTGGTGCTCTATGCCAATGCCCTCTTTGAGCAGCATCTGACAGTGCAACTACCCGCCAACGCCTCCTTTCTCAGCGCGGAAATCGTGCGGCTAGGCCGCACCGCCGCCGGGGAAACCCTGCAGCAGGGTCGCTGGCGCTCAGCCCTGAGCCTCTGCCGACGCAGTGTCGAACCTCATCAAGCCAGTCGCTGGGAACTGGTGGACCGGCTGGACTTGGGGGGCGATGCCCTCAACGACCAGCACGGGCTGAACAAAAGGCCGGTGTTCGGGTCGCTGGTGTGGGCTGCGCCGATGCCATTGAACGGCGAAGCTCTGACGCAACTACTGGAGCTGGTCCGCAGCGATCGCGAAGGCCTGAACGGCACGATGCGGTGCAGCGCCTTGGACCAAGGCCTGGTGGCCCGTTATTCCGGTCCGTCCAGCCGCGATGCCCGCTTCTGGTTCAGCCGCATCTGGGCTCGCACCCGCGCCCTGCGCGCCTTGAGCGCTCCACAGATCCCACGGGTCTGGCCTCTGCAGGAACAGCCTTTGCCGCCATCATCGTTCAAAACGAACACTGCTGTGCCCGCGGTAAGGACACACTGA
- the ureE gene encoding urease accessory protein UreE, which produces MSDNVSDHKPIVLEHRQVGEAVGDFPPDRRLQLPLTAEERTVLRGRRCSDCGLSLLLQLPREGPLQPGDRLLDRSRSWEVVVIAAPEPLLRVQADSVLELLQAAYHLGNRHVALELHDGELLLLKDSVLEAMLRSRGLRVSACERPFLPEGGAYGGSPSHAHRHSHVHSHSHETP; this is translated from the coding sequence ATGAGTGACAACGTGAGCGATCACAAACCGATCGTGTTGGAGCATCGCCAAGTGGGTGAGGCCGTTGGAGATTTTCCGCCCGACCGCCGCCTGCAATTGCCGCTCACGGCTGAAGAACGCACGGTGCTTCGCGGGCGCCGCTGCAGCGATTGTGGGCTTTCTCTTTTGCTTCAGTTGCCTCGGGAGGGCCCCCTTCAGCCCGGTGATCGCTTGTTGGATCGTTCCCGGAGCTGGGAGGTGGTGGTGATTGCGGCGCCGGAACCGTTGCTGCGGGTGCAGGCGGATTCAGTCTTGGAGCTTCTGCAGGCGGCGTATCACCTCGGTAACCGCCATGTGGCGCTGGAGCTCCACGACGGGGAATTGTTGTTGCTAAAGGATTCGGTGCTGGAGGCGATGTTGCGCAGCCGTGGCTTGCGTGTGAGTGCCTGTGAGCGTCCGTTTCTTCCGGAGGGAGGCGCCTATGGAGGTAGTCCCAGCCATGCCCACCGCCACAGCCATGTCCACAGCCACAGCCATGAAACGCCATGA
- a CDS encoding urease accessory protein UreF, translating to MTSLALLQLVSPALPVGAFSYSEGLEVLIQAGALKSEACLEQWLIAELERGTLRLEAASLSILMTDLNRWMNGADQSARFRLLELDGWLLATREAAEVRAQQRQMGGSLLQLLADMGHPLTEPTPLAWPGAWAWAALSLGVSEADTVEGYLYSWVANQLSAAVRLLPLGPTRAQVLQHRLLPRIAAEAQKLLAADPRTLWSAGVGASLAQLSHAELYSRLFRS from the coding sequence ATGACCTCCCTGGCGTTGCTCCAGTTGGTGAGCCCGGCTTTGCCGGTGGGAGCGTTCAGTTACTCAGAGGGGTTGGAGGTCTTGATCCAGGCCGGAGCGCTGAAGAGCGAGGCTTGCCTTGAGCAGTGGTTGATCGCCGAGTTGGAGCGGGGAACGCTGCGGCTGGAGGCTGCATCTCTTTCCATTTTGATGACTGACTTGAATCGCTGGATGAACGGCGCTGATCAGTCGGCTCGTTTTCGTTTGCTGGAGCTGGATGGTTGGCTGCTGGCCACCCGTGAAGCTGCGGAGGTGCGGGCTCAACAACGTCAGATGGGGGGGTCTCTACTCCAGCTGTTGGCCGATATGGGTCATCCACTGACAGAACCAACCCCCCTGGCCTGGCCGGGGGCATGGGCTTGGGCGGCACTGTCGCTGGGGGTGTCGGAGGCTGACACGGTGGAGGGCTACCTCTACAGCTGGGTCGCCAATCAGCTCAGTGCGGCCGTGCGTCTGTTGCCTTTGGGCCCGACCAGGGCTCAGGTGCTTCAGCACCGACTGTTGCCGCGGATCGCTGCCGAGGCCCAAAAGCTCCTCGCTGCTGATCCACGGACCTTGTGGTCAGCGGGCGTGGGGGCATCACTGGCGCAGCTGTCCCATGCTGAGTTGTATTCCCGTTTATTCCGAAGCTGA
- the ureG gene encoding urease accessory protein UreG: MGSKLRLGVAGPVGSGKTALVEALCRRLRDQLQLAVVTNDIYTQEDAQFLTRAGALEPSRIRGVETGGCPHTAIREDCSINRAAVAELEAQFPALDLVLVESGGDNLAASFSPELVDLCIYVIDVAAGDKIPRKGGPGITRSDLLVINKIDLAPLVGADLAVMERDSLRMRGDRPWCFTNLHSGEGLDFVVAFVLRQLPNVESISSF, translated from the coding sequence ATGGGGAGCAAATTGCGGCTGGGTGTGGCTGGACCGGTGGGGTCCGGCAAAACCGCTCTTGTGGAGGCGCTTTGCCGGCGACTGCGGGATCAACTGCAGTTGGCGGTGGTCACCAATGACATCTACACCCAGGAAGATGCTCAGTTCTTAACTCGTGCAGGAGCTTTGGAGCCGTCGCGGATTCGCGGTGTGGAGACCGGTGGCTGTCCCCACACGGCCATCCGGGAGGACTGCTCCATCAACAGGGCGGCGGTGGCGGAGTTGGAAGCTCAGTTCCCAGCTCTGGATCTGGTGTTGGTGGAGAGCGGCGGCGACAATCTGGCGGCCAGTTTTAGTCCGGAGCTGGTTGATCTCTGTATTTACGTGATTGACGTGGCCGCAGGCGACAAGATCCCACGCAAGGGCGGCCCCGGGATCACGCGTTCGGATTTGCTGGTGATCAACAAGATCGACCTGGCGCCTCTGGTGGGAGCTGACCTGGCCGTGATGGAGCGCGACTCCCTACGCATGCGCGGCGATCGCCCCTGGTGTTTTACCAACCTGCACAGCGGTGAGGGGCTGGATTTTGTGGTGGCATTTGTGTTGCGACAACTACCGAATGTTGAGTCGATTTCCTCGTTTTGA